The genomic region GACATGTGTCTGGGATTGCTATGAGGCACATAAAATTTGCCTAATGTGGACTTTTGCCACAGAGGAAAGGGTTTTAATGGGGAAAGAGAAAGCATAATGGGATAATAAAAGACATAATCAAATGAACCTTCATTTGATTTTCATTGCATTTGGCTCACTGACTGGCGTCAGCAGCCTGGATACTCTGTAAACACCTCTTGCATTGTAGTCTGCGGTCATGTGCGTGTACTTTACTTGTGTGTTTACGAGTGTGTTTTTATTGCTCTCTATGTGTGCAAACCTGATTCAGAATGTATTGGCCTTACACGTCTACGTAGAGTTTGCAAAGTTCAAACAAATGTGCTGTTTCTTTGGGTGAAAGGTAGCTGGCTTGTGTATCTCAGAGCCTGTGTCACATAGATGCTGAGCAGGCAACATTCGCATGTATGAGCTGCATATGATTGACATAAATCATTACATTCAGAGTTGTAATCAAAGATCTTACTCAAACTACAGGGACTAAGACCTTTGATCACAACTCTGAATATAATGATTTATGTCAATCATATGCAGCCTATAAACACTTTATCCAAGgctgtatttgtgtgtttgaCAGCAAAACACCAAATAATTGTTTCAGTCATGTTTTCAGCAGAAAGGAAccacaaaaatataaagagaCTGACAATACATGACCTGATGCAGTCTTGTAAGAAATGTTATATCTGCGTGTTTGAAGGATGAAATACAATGCATGATACAGTACAGTACAGGGCAGACTGAGGATTTGTACAAGCACcccttattattattgttactaGCAACAGtgataaaaataagtaaaaaaacaaatatatacatCTCTTACTGATGTAACATAATCTTGCACTAAAACAAattcaacctttaatttgattaaatgtgttcaatagggggaaaaaaatggcGAGAAAAGCTTttgtcaaaatcatccataCAAAAACTTGCTGGCACCCATACTGTTATTTGATTAGACATCCTGTTTTTGCTAGTACAAAATAATTTAGTCTTCTTCTGTAACATCTGGCTTCCCGGCCAACATTTACATATGGGGCCTATACAAGTAGGAAATGGGCTATGGGATTGTCCACAGGTCCCATTGTAATTGTCTGTATGGGTTTGATGCTGGACAACTCCGGATAAATGGCAGGACCCATATAGGTCCTAGATGTGCTGCATAATTTAACTGTTTCTTAGTACCCATTTGAGACCCAACTAAGGCCCACAGAGGGTTTCCAAATGATTCTGCTGATACAGGTTGTATTTACTAAACCACTGTGGGTCCTATTGAGAAAGAGCTTTTTGAGCCCAGGCCCACTTATGTAGCCTGAGCAAAATTCATATCcatatttccattttttatgtaaatttgacttgtttttcttcataaaTCTTCTGGCTGTTTTCTAGCCAAAACTAAATCTGTTTAGCATTTCATAATAAAACCATTTAGAAAATAAGTAATTCTCAACAGGAGCTAAAaaaactaactgtatgtgtagAAGTTATTATTTTGTTCACATGAaggtttaatgtttttccttactATATGTAACCTATAcataaaagtacatttatttttgaaaatatattcaCATATCCATAGAGGTCACTACACAACAAGCAGAGACAATATAAGCATCAGCTCATGGAGAACATCATCCTgctataaacatttttatgttcatGTTGCCGGATCTTCAACTTGAATTTAGTTTAAATAGGGAATAAAAGTGTAAAGCAAATACAAACATTGCCTTTAATAACAGGTGCTATGCTTCAagggaaataaatgttttgctcaGTGTTTTTTTGTAGAAATTGTCTTTATGCTGTTATGTTTGCATAGGATTTAGTGTGTCGTGGTCAAAAAAATTTATATGTGAACATATGTCATGACACCTCTGGTATATCTGTGGAGCAGCAACTGTCTGTCTTTTTTATGGAGAGAGCTTGAACATCGACAAGAGCAGTGCAGCCTTCTCTTTCCTGGAGCTCAAAAACTTCTGTCGCTCCCTCTCCATATATGGCTGATTCTACTCCATCCTGTGCACAAAATGCCATGCATGGCTCCTCCTGCATCACTGAGAAGGTACCACTTTGCAAACTGTGTGCATTGGGTATGCAGCTGCTTGGTAGTGTATCTAAATTTGAATTCCAGGGACTAGACGTTTCATGCTTAGCTTTGTGTCCCGACTGATGAGCTTCAGGATGCAGGATGTAGTTATTCCCCACTGTGCCACACGTTGAATCCTCTTTGCTCGCTTGGGATGTCCGTCTGATATTGTTGCAGGCAATATCTCTGCTGTCAGCACTCCCAGCCCCAATCCCGTCCCCATCCGTGTGCCTCAGGATGTGCTTGTGTAAAATCCTCCGAAAAGTCTGTCTGAACTCCCTGATACGGTAAGCATAGATCAAGGGATTCACCACAGAGTTTGCATGGGAGAGGATGATGGCCATGTTCATCACCCAAATTGTTGAATGCTCGCAGTCTTTACACAGATAATTGAAACAATTGATGATATGCAGAGGAAGCCAACAGAGAGCAAACAAGCCCACGATAATGGCCAGCGATTTGGCAGCGTGTACTTCCTTCTGCAGACAAGAACGGGAAGAGCTTGAAGATGGAGCTGTTTGTCCAGGAATAGGTGTGTGTGCAATCTTGATGCTCATCCGACGGAGTTGCCGCCTAGCCACCATGAAGATCTTGATGTAGATGACCAGCATGACCAACAGAGGGGTCAGCACGAAGCCGAAGAAATTGAAATAGATCATGTAGTCCAGGGGAACTACTCTCTCAAACAAGCATTGGGTCATGCCTTCAggacagctgtttttttctgtgatgtGAACAGTGGAGTTCCACCCTGTGCAACAGaggcaaaacaaatttaatgtcAGTATTTTCAGATCaaccaatacattttattataacagaaaaaaaaatagatgtcAAGTAACAACACTATGGACTGAAAATATATTGTTTGGATTTCAGTATTAATCAGATTTCCTCTGAAATTGTCTGAACCACTGGTCAACAAAGCTGAGAGAGATAGAATAAActgacaaaatagaaaaaaataagggaagattatttaaaaattttcccttttttcacCATTTAATCTAGTTTGTCCGTCATACTCCAAGAAACTATATGAATGTAAGTAAAATTAACATGTTCGTAAAAGTTATTATAAATGACTCTCTCAATTAAGATCCTTGCTGAAAGGTATATTCACTTGAAATATACAAGTTCCCCTATTAACCAACTGTACTATTCAGCATTTATTCTGTTCgctcaaaaaacacaaaactagcAAACCACTGCGTCAAAGATGaaagaatatataaaaaatctAGATGAAAAGTTGTAATTGtcacatgtttttaattgttgATTGTTGGAActggttttgttattttttgtagAATCAAAAAACTGGGTTTGTTTGATTCTAGtcagtcattaaaaaaaaaaaaatctccttacaatgaatttaaaaaatgctttattcaaaatcaaactaatgttTGAATGTCTAATGGTACCTGAGTAAATCCACAACTGaattgcatgaattactgcatcagtgcagcatggcatggaggagatcagtctaatgctctgctgaggtgtaatagtTGCCctggttgctttaatagcacccttcagcttgtctgcattgttgggtctggggtctcttattttcctcttgacaataatttcTGTATGGGGTTTAGGTCATTTAAGTCTGTTGGCTAATTCAGTGCAGTCATACGATgctcattaaagcaggtattatTATGGCATTGTGGGCAGGTGCTAAGACCtattggaaaatgaaatcagcatcttcataaagcttgtcaAGCTTTTTGgatttgataaaacacagtgaaccaacaccagcagacgGCATcctaaatcatcactgactgtggaaacttcacactggacacTTCCCACCTCTTCCttagactctgggaccttgatttaaaataaaatgcaaactttactttaatctgaaaagatgaccttggaccactgagcaacagtcctgtTATGAAGGCTTCAACAGAAATTTGTTATCTGCAACCCCTAAGTTTATAAGCATTTAGTTTGAAATAATGTACCATTGTATTAGTTCTCAGTAGTCTTACACATGGTTCGGAGGCGCCATCTATTGGTAAAAAGGAATAGAGCGGTAACATGGCAAATGGTAAAGTGGTTAATGGTGTGGCTTCTTCAAACCAGCTTTAAGATGTGTTCTTGACTAAtgaccacacagacacacacaaaggaACTATACCCACTGACCCGAACGGAATGATGATTGTTCTCTTCATTACTCTTCAGTAAAGAACACAAATCATTTATAAGCTTTAGTCTTGTGTCATGACCAACACTCAGTGGAGGGTGTCA from Girardinichthys multiradiatus isolate DD_20200921_A chromosome 8, DD_fGirMul_XY1, whole genome shotgun sequence harbors:
- the adora2ab gene encoding adenosine A2a receptor b → MLKLYQLVYIGLELLIAFLAVAGNILVCWSVCLNSNLQSITNFFVVSLAVADIAVGLLAIPFAITISVGFCANFYGCLFIACFVLVLTQSSIFSLLAIALDRYVAIKNPLRYNSLVTGQRAKCIIALCWTLSAGIGLTPMIGWNTGWNSTVHITEKNSCPEGMTQCLFERVVPLDYMIYFNFFGFVLTPLLVMLVIYIKIFMVARRQLRRMSIKIAHTPIPGQTAPSSSSSRSCLQKEVHAAKSLAIIVGLFALCWLPLHIINCFNYLCKDCEHSTIWVMNMAIILSHANSVVNPLIYAYRIREFRQTFRRILHKHILRHTDGDGIGAGSADSRDIACNNIRRTSQASKEDSTCGTVGNNYILHPEAHQSGHKAKHETSSPWNSNLDTLPSSCIPNAHSLQSGTFSVMQEEPCMAFCAQDGVESAIYGEGATEVFELQEREGCTALVDVQALSIKKTDSCCSTDIPEVS